In the genome of Malania oleifera isolate guangnan ecotype guangnan chromosome 5, ASM2987363v1, whole genome shotgun sequence, the window CATCGTCGGAAGGCGGCGAAGGGGATGACGCCGACGAGGCCTCCCCGGTGTTCGTATGGGGGACTAACATTAGCGTTCAGGACGTCAATGCCGCGATTCTTCGGTTTCTGAGGCATTTTCGGGAACACCCTTCGCACATTGAGGGAAAGTACATGAGGGCTATAAACCGTGCTATTGAACTCGAGGGAGATTCACTCGATGTCGACGCCCACGACGTGTATGATTACGATACGGATCTGTACACGAAGATGGTTAGGTACCCGCTTGAGGTTCTTGTGATTTTTGATATTGTTTTGATAGATATGGTGAGTCGAATCAACCCATTGTTTGAGAAGCACATCCAACCTCGGATTTTCAATCTCAAAACGTCTACGTCTATGAGAAATCTCAACCCATCTGGTTAGTTAACCTTCTTGTTACTTGTTCTGCtaaatttttttactttatttttggCTTCAGATTACATTTGGCAGCGTTAGTTCAGGTCCACGAATTTGAAATTGCATacctattaaaaattaaattatgtgAAATTTTATCCAAGTttgcataatttaaaatattagatttgaTCCCAAATTCATGTTTTAAAcacaaaattaataaattattgaATTTCATGAGAGTAACTGGGCTTATGCTTTGATTAGACATCGAGAAGATGGTATCTTTGAAGGGAATGATTATCCGGTGTAGTTCCATTATACCTGAAATTAAGGAAGCTATCTTCAGATGCCTTGTATGTGGATATTACACTGATCCCATTGTTGTAGATCGAGGTAATCATCTGGGTTGTATTCTACTATTCTGCACCCTTGCAGGTATAATATATGTTGTTTTTGGTAGATCTCTTTCTTGTTTGGTTAATAATTTGAGTGTCACCAGGGCGAATTAATGAGCCTACTGTGTGTGGGAAGCTGGAGTGTCTTTCCAAGAACTCCATGACGCTGGTTCACAATCGGTGCAGGTACATCAATTTGATTTATTAAACTGATGAGCTGAATGACCGAGCAACCTGTAGTATTGTTATTACTGCAACCAAAACATTATACAatataaaatgattttatttCTGTTTTCCAGTTACTCCATGCCCTCAACAGTGCATCTATCAACtaatatttatttgatatttatcaTCAATAAATCTGGATTAAAACTTCTTGTTCCAAATTTAGGAATGGAACCACACTCAGGGATCTtcattgaatttatttttttgcacGTTCAACAGCTTTCTGAATATCTAGCTGACCTACCTCTCATGCATCTGAAATAAACAAGTCATCAAATAAACAAATATTTATTTGTTCTGACTTTCCTAGTTGTTTGATTAGTCTAAACTCTCTTATTCACCTCCTCTCTCCACTGCATCTCTCCTTCCAAATCAGTTTGCTATTGGTTGATTTTTCTGTTCTTTAAATCTCTCTTGTTGCAGTTCTCCTTTTCCATGGAAACATATTTGTGGCCCATGGGAAATTTCATATAGGCCTTCGGCTTTTCTATTTAATGAAGATTTTGAGACTAATATTGACTGTTCAGCCATTAATTTTGTTGGCACTAGAGTCCTTGCATGTGCCTAATGCACACGAGTGTGTGCttaatacacatgagtgaacatcaacttgacccaaaagtgtCTGCTGTTAGGTATTGTGGCCATCTAAGTTTGCAAGTCACTCATCCTTCCTCTGTTTTGATGTGGAACGACTGCAAATGGGTATTTCcaacaaatttaaatcaaaatcaatTCAATGCCAATCATGTTTTCTGACTTCCATAATTTTTATGGACCTCCCTATCATTTAGTTTTTGAAATGGTAATAGCTTATCAGAATTATGTATTCTTGGGATGTACTTGTATTGTTGtcttaattttatgttttttgccTCTAAATTTATTATACCCCAAATTTCAACTTTTAACTGGGGTACAATTGCTAGAAGGTTAAAATCAGGTCAGTGGATAAGAAATCATCTGGAGCCACATTGTGGTAGTGCAATAAAGCCACAGCCTAAATTTGGAGAAGATAGATGACCGAggaaaataaaacataaataaattctTCAAAATGATAGAATTGTGACTGATGAAAACATCAATAGtcttgaaattttaatttcctgGAATATTTTCACTCCTAAAATTGTCATTACTTGTACTACCGTCTCAAATATTTAATATTGGGAAATACTGAATAAATAATCTGAAAATTTTCTGTGAGTTTTTAATTGGTTTGTCCTATGCCCCAAAACCAGGTTTGTTGATAAGCAGATTGTGAGGCTTCAAGAGACTCCAGATGAGATCCCTGAGGGGGGTACACCACATACAGCAAGCTTGTTGATGCATGACAAGTTGGTGGATGCTGGAAAACCAGGTGACAGAGTTGAGGTGAGGCAATAATTTCTTTGTGATGTGATCGCAATAACTTTTTTTGTGCCTTTAATGAGTGTGTTGCTTTCTTTAATAGGTCACTGGGATTTACAGGGCCATGAGTGTCAGAGTTGGACCTGCACAGAGAACCGTGAAATCTTTATTTAAGGCGTGTTTTCTAACTTCTATCAATTAAATTAAACTTGAATTTTTTTGGTACAAATTCAGTAAATTGTTCTTGTGACTGCAGACTTACATTGATTGTCTTCACTTAAAGAAAACCGATAAATCAAGACTGCAGGCGGAAGATCCCATTGAACTTGATCATGGATCAAGTAGAAATGAGGAAGATGTCCCTATTGACTATGCAGACAAGGTAGTTCAATCTTCATATTTTTCCCTTCTCTGTCATTTGGCAAACATATTTTGCTTGTCATCTACTTGTTCATATTTTTGTCGTCACTTTCAGGTGGAGCAATTGAAAGAGCTGGCGAAGCAGCCTGACATATATGAGAGGCTCACCAGGTCTCTGGCCCCAAATATATGGGAATTGGATGATGTAAAGAAAGGCCTTCTTTGCCAGGTACTATAGTAGTTTAACTTACCACTGCACTGATTGCTTGGTTGACAAATACAGTAATGAACTAATTAGAACCTCTATTATTTGGTGTCCTTGAGTTGATTGATGGTTAAACAAATTTAATGTAGCTTTTTGGCGGGAATGCTTTGAAGTTGCCATCTGGAGCTAGCTTCCGAGGTGACATCAATATTCTTCTCGTTGGTGATCCTGGAACCAGCAAATCCCAGCTACTTCAATACATACACAAGCTATCTCCTCGTGGTATTTACACTAGTGGAAGAGGGAGTTCAGCTGTTGGCTTGACTGCCTATGTTGCTAAAGATCCTGAAACAGGAGAAACTGTATTATGCTGCCTGTGATGTTTCCATTGTGTTTTCACATGATCTTGTATCAGTCTCATTGTGAATGCAGTAGGTTTTGATATTCATAAATTGTTATTTAGGTTCTGGAAAGTGGAGCCCTGGTTTTAAGTGATAGAGGCATCTGCTGTATTGATGAATTTGACAAGATGTCTGATAGTGCAAGGAGCATGTTACACGAGGTTGGCTGTGTTTTCCTATTGTTCTGAGTTGTAAAATTTTTTTAGGATGATGGTACTGTTTTTATACTATGCTGCTTGAATGTCTTTGAAGGATGTCCCCCAGGTTTTTTTTTTGCCCCTGTATACTTTGCCTTCCTTGGAAAGACATATTTTAAGGAAtattttttagcatttttttctCGTCGCTGTAAATGCAAGATATGATTTGGTTTATTCTTGCTGAAATATTCTCTGCAAATCTTGGGATTCAAGCAGTATGTATTGTGCCCGCTTTCTTTTGACATCAAAAAGTTCATTGAAATTGAGTTTATGTCCTGGCTATTCATTTATGGCATCATTGCATTTGAATGTTTAAATTGCTTGCTTAACTCCAATTGAACTACTCTAGGTAATGGAGCAACAAACTGTTTCAATAGCGAAGGCAGGGATTATTGCTTCACTTAGTGCAAGGACTTCAGTGCTTGCTTGTGCAAATCCAATTGGTTCACGCTATAATGCTCGATTGTCCGTGATTGACAACATACATCTCCCTCCTACTTTATTGTCCAGGTAAGAAGATAACATTGATATGTAAAATGGACTGCAGCATGGAAAGATATGTCTTATGTCATGACTTTATAAAACCGAAGTGCTGTGAAATGATTGTGATCCATATGTACTAGTCGATAAAATGTTGAATTTGTAGTTTTGTTATGTGGTTGGTGTTTCTTTCCTCTTTATTTCATGTTTTTAGTACCAAATTTTCATTCTCAAATAGATTAGGAATGTAGTGACAATATTGATACAATCATAGTCTTAAAGTAACAGCCAAAGCTCTGACTGCAGTGATTTAAATAAATGGTTTATGAGAATGTAGTCAACTAGAATTGCTCTTTGATCAATTGACATTTTCTCAGTTTTGAATTGAGTATGATATTAGATTAGAATTATCTTCGACTAGAATcactttttaattaaattatggcTTTTCAGGTTTGATTTGATTTACCTGATCCTTGACAAGGCAGATGAACATACAGATAGGCGCCTTGCTAAGCATATCGTCGCATTACATTTTGAGAATCCTGAGGTCTGTTTGCAGTTTTTCTTGTTTAATAATTTTCTTTTGCATTTATACTTTTTTTTAATGAGGTTAAACTTTGATTCTTTAATGGCAGAGTATAGAGCAAAATGTGGTAGACCTTCCTACTTTAACTGCATATGTGAGCTATGCCCGAAAGAATATTCATCCAAAATTATCTGATGAAGCTGCTGAAGAGTTGACAAGAGGTTATGTTGAGATGAGGAAAAGAGGAAACTTCCCAGGCAGTAGTAAAAAGGTATAAAGATCACACCCGACTTATCTCTGGGTTCTCTCTATATATCTTCTCAATATGATCTTTACAATAGCTGATGCCACATtttatatcattttattacaaatttCTAAACTTTCAAAAAGTTTCATTGCAATGTTTAAATGTTTTATTATGTGTACCTGGCATAAGACATTTCCTAATTAATCTTGCATTATGTCAAATAGCTTAAGTTTTTGGAGAAATGAATTGAATTTCTCTTTTTCCCAATATGCAATGTGTCATGGACCCCCAAGTCAAACTCAATTAAAGGGACACGCAGCACTCATCGATGGTCTCTCTCGACAGAGTCAGCCAACAACTAATCGTTCAAACTTGCATTTATGCACCAAAGAGGTTTCGAAAGGCATTCGTTATCATGAAATATTAGTTCCAACAATATTGAATCATGAAGGCAAGCGACATTCATACTCGATGACAAGT includes:
- the LOC131156461 gene encoding DNA replication licensing factor MCM4, coding for MASDSSPANFNGGPSSPDDSYSSPIGNTFSSPGDAHRRKRGRRPSASSAYATPPPRFAPDVTPTPPSTQRRRGRRAPSATPVAATPSTDDAPPSSEGGEGDDADEASPVFVWGTNISVQDVNAAILRFLRHFREHPSHIEGKYMRAINRAIELEGDSLDVDAHDVYDYDTDLYTKMVRYPLEVLVIFDIVLIDMVSRINPLFEKHIQPRIFNLKTSTSMRNLNPSDIEKMVSLKGMIIRCSSIIPEIKEAIFRCLVCGYYTDPIVVDRGRINEPTVCGKLECLSKNSMTLVHNRCRFVDKQIVRLQETPDEIPEGGTPHTASLLMHDKLVDAGKPGDRVEVTGIYRAMSVRVGPAQRTVKSLFKTYIDCLHLKKTDKSRLQAEDPIELDHGSSRNEEDVPIDYADKVEQLKELAKQPDIYERLTRSLAPNIWELDDVKKGLLCQLFGGNALKLPSGASFRGDINILLVGDPGTSKSQLLQYIHKLSPRGIYTSGRGSSAVGLTAYVAKDPETGETVLESGALVLSDRGICCIDEFDKMSDSARSMLHEVMEQQTVSIAKAGIIASLSARTSVLACANPIGSRYNARLSVIDNIHLPPTLLSRFDLIYLILDKADEHTDRRLAKHIVALHFENPESIEQNVVDLPTLTAYVSYARKNIHPKLSDEAAEELTRGYVEMRKRGNFPGSSKKVITATPRQIESLIRLSEALARIRFSEWVEKQDVMEAFRLLEVAMQQSATDHSTGTIDMDLITTGISASERMRRENLLSATRNIIMEKMQLGGPSTRMMELLEDVKKQISGGEVLLNDLRNALATLASEGFVHVRGDSVKRI